The segment CTCCGTTGGTCATCGCAGGCATCGACCATGCCGCAGAGGAAGGATCGCAGAAATAGAGAAGCCCCACACCGAGGGCAACCATTCCGGCGCCAGCCAGACTCGCGCTACGGGCGATTCGTCGTTGAAGAGCTGGTGCCGTTTCTGGGGCCGAATACGGCGTTGACACCCAGGCCGGCCGCCTGGCGATGGGCGGCTCCTCATTGGGCGGTCTGGTGACGGCGGCCATCGCCCAGCGGTATCCACGGCAGCCTTTGGCCGTCTGCTGGTCATGTCTCCGTCACTCTGGTGGGACGAGGCGGTGATGATGACGCGGGTGCGTCGCCAGCCCTTCGCGCCGGCGACGCGGGTCTGGCGCCGTCGGGCTCAAGGAGGGCCGGCAAACCGCGGCCAACGTGCAAATTGCGGCGCCTGCTGTTGGGATCAGCATCGTGCCGGCAACGTAAACGGTGCCGACGATCCGCTCGGCGACCACTCCGAGGATCGCTGGGCGAAGCGACTGCACCTGAGGCGATGGTCTGGCTGTTTGGTTCCTGATCACACCTGCCCAGAAGTGTGCTGTTCCGCACTTCGAGCGCCCGTCGTTCCGCCGTATCCTTGGGCGTTTGGCAGACACTCAGGAGGACAACTATGTCCGGTAGCGAAGGTGAGCGGATGATTCCACATCCACGAAGAGTTTGAGGACGCCATTCAGCGGGGCCTGGCGCGCGCTGGCAAGACGCTTCCGGAACATCCGTGGGGCATGGATCAAGGAACAGCACGTGCGGTGCGACGACGGCCGCGTGACCGAGTATCAGGTCAACTGTGGTGACCTTCGTACTTGATGA is part of the Acidobacteriota bacterium genome and harbors:
- a CDS encoding dodecin domain-containing protein, translating into MRTPFSGAWRALARRFRNIRGAWIKEQHVRCDDGRVTEYQVNCGDLRT